Proteins encoded together in one Psychrobacter sp. 28M-43 window:
- the mltG gene encoding endolytic transglycosylase MltG, whose protein sequence is MSKPTPNIPPERPNESPSNKQDGTVEERVDTTLPDAQPVVDEVEDTSATPATNVSLISGNSKPRQYKVNNPSFFMQRGYQVLLVLGLIAAFFLVMVYQTLFGRIEQPQQMVTIEPGQTYYGLLPQWQQQIPLFSAGVAKLYIKSQVDAPLHAGTYQLPENPTIAEALQILGQGAKAAMVKVQIIEGKTSKDLYQALRDNDKIEKEVLTADSDNASIAQALDLTGVLPDSVANSSDPIVNYNLEGWFAPDTYYYGEGTSDKKVLTDLYKRQQQVLTDAWENRAPNLPYKSPYEALVMASIIEKETSVADERPLVSAVFRNRLNKNMRMQTDPTIIYGMGSRYDGNIRRKDIDEKTSYNTYQIDGLPPTPIALPSAASIEATLHPADSEALYFVATGNGGHKFTNSLAEHNQAVKDYLSVMREKKSQTPPQ, encoded by the coding sequence ATGAGCAAGCCTACACCCAATATACCACCTGAACGTCCCAATGAGTCGCCGTCAAATAAGCAAGATGGCACAGTCGAGGAGCGTGTCGATACCACGCTGCCGGACGCGCAACCAGTGGTAGATGAGGTGGAAGACACATCAGCAACGCCAGCAACCAACGTCTCGCTCATCAGCGGCAACAGTAAACCGCGTCAATATAAAGTCAATAACCCATCGTTTTTTATGCAACGTGGCTATCAAGTGCTGCTAGTGCTAGGGCTTATTGCTGCATTTTTCTTGGTCATGGTTTATCAGACGTTGTTTGGGCGTATCGAGCAGCCGCAGCAAATGGTCACGATTGAGCCAGGTCAGACGTATTATGGTCTACTACCGCAGTGGCAGCAGCAGATTCCGCTGTTTTCGGCAGGCGTGGCCAAGCTATATATCAAGTCACAAGTCGATGCGCCGTTGCATGCTGGTACGTATCAATTACCCGAAAACCCAACTATCGCTGAGGCGCTACAAATACTAGGTCAAGGCGCAAAAGCAGCCATGGTCAAGGTACAGATCATCGAAGGTAAGACATCCAAAGACCTTTACCAAGCGCTGCGTGACAACGACAAAATCGAAAAAGAAGTACTGACCGCAGATAGTGACAATGCCAGTATCGCCCAAGCACTAGATTTGACGGGTGTATTGCCAGATAGTGTGGCTAATAGCAGTGACCCGATTGTTAACTATAATCTTGAAGGTTGGTTCGCGCCTGATACCTATTATTATGGTGAAGGAACCAGCGATAAAAAAGTATTGACTGACTTGTATAAGCGTCAGCAGCAGGTACTGACTGATGCGTGGGAAAATCGTGCGCCGAATCTCCCTTATAAGAGTCCTTACGAAGCGTTAGTGATGGCGTCTATTATCGAAAAAGAGACCAGCGTTGCTGATGAACGTCCTTTAGTTTCTGCCGTATTTAGAAATCGCTTGAATAAAAACATGCGTATGCAGACGGACCCGACTATTATCTATGGTATGGGCAGTCGTTATGATGGCAATATCCGCCGCAAAGACATCGATGAGAAAACGTCTTATAACACCTACCAAATTGATGGTTTACCGCCAACGCCAATTGCGCTACCATCAGCGGCCTCTATCGAAGCGACCTTACATCCTGCTGATAGTGAAGCGTTGTATTTTGTGGCAACGGGCAATGGTGGGCACAAATTTACCAATAGCTTGGCTGAGCACAATCAAGCGGTAAAAGACTATCTCAGTGTCATGCGTGAGAAAAAATCTCAAACGCCGCCGCAGTAA